The candidate division KSB1 bacterium genome contains a region encoding:
- a CDS encoding endonuclease/exonuclease/phosphatase family protein, whose product MIWFVYWLLQVFIWQPSLRCALFPQLPVVHLIAEVLNDLIYVPIALFLPVAVIRGIIKVAPEKKTILSALFLMCWVGLTLDQGLLRPLSAFSLAYLFIAFFQLKRSFSFSRLGYLLCLVSVLLHYRSQLFPPLSSNRPALTLMSFNMNTHVFAYNDERTMRLIREQLPDIVFLQECHRLKIRALVTRLFDLYPYQCGPGLFRGQGDVLILSRFPLTALDPIVLRSRSATYGRLVNHAVVDIKGRKVHLINCHLTHTGKELKEWVLGGFRRGDWENLLSAEHGRQEEFNQLIQAVTSVKEPLILAGDFNEPTNGRNIAWLSRHLANAFSRAGWGVGAAYGGYPLQKKLPKLLAAAAVDYLRIDHLFCSNHFCVETAKVYSVGAFDHRPLIVRLSWRKTR is encoded by the coding sequence ATGATCTGGTTTGTTTATTGGCTCTTGCAGGTTTTTATATGGCAGCCGTCTCTTCGCTGCGCATTATTCCCGCAGCTACCGGTGGTGCATTTGATTGCCGAAGTATTGAACGATCTCATCTATGTACCAATCGCTCTGTTTCTGCCCGTTGCCGTAATCCGCGGTATAATCAAAGTCGCCCCTGAAAAGAAAACCATTCTGTCTGCGCTGTTTTTGATGTGTTGGGTCGGCTTGACTCTTGATCAGGGCCTTTTGCGCCCTCTATCGGCATTTTCTCTTGCTTACCTCTTTATTGCATTCTTTCAACTCAAGCGCTCATTTTCATTTTCCCGCCTCGGCTACCTGCTTTGTCTCGTTTCGGTTCTGCTGCATTATCGTTCGCAGCTTTTTCCGCCCCTCTCGTCAAACAGACCCGCGTTAACATTGATGTCCTTTAATATGAACACCCATGTTTTTGCCTACAACGACGAGAGGACTATGCGGCTGATTCGCGAGCAGCTGCCGGACATTGTGTTTCTGCAGGAATGCCATCGCCTCAAGATTCGGGCACTTGTAACGCGGCTCTTTGACCTGTATCCGTATCAATGCGGCCCGGGCCTGTTCCGCGGCCAGGGAGATGTGCTGATTCTGAGCCGCTTCCCGCTCACAGCTCTCGATCCGATCGTGCTGCGCAGCAGATCTGCAACCTACGGAAGGCTGGTCAACCATGCCGTCGTCGACATCAAAGGGCGTAAGGTTCATCTGATCAATTGCCATTTGACTCACACCGGAAAAGAGCTCAAAGAGTGGGTCTTGGGCGGCTTCCGCAGGGGCGATTGGGAAAACCTATTGTCCGCCGAACATGGCCGTCAGGAGGAATTTAACCAACTGATCCAAGCCGTAACAAGCGTCAAAGAACCGCTGATTTTAGCCGGAGACTTTAACGAGCCGACCAACGGAAGGAACATTGCTTGGCTTTCGCGGCATTTGGCAAATGCCTTCAGCCGAGCCGGCTGGGGGGTAGGTGCTGCCTACGGCGGTTATCCGCTGCAGAAGAAGCTGCCGAAATTGCTTGCAGCGGCAGCCGTCGATTACCTTCGCATCGATCACTTGTTCTGTTCCAACCATTTTTGTGTCGAAACGGCAAAAGTCTATTCGGTCGGCGCCTTTGATCACCGCCCGCTGATCGTCCGCCTCTCATGGCGCAAAACCAGATAA